In Carya illinoinensis cultivar Pawnee chromosome 6, C.illinoinensisPawnee_v1, whole genome shotgun sequence, a single genomic region encodes these proteins:
- the LOC122312630 gene encoding uncharacterized protein LOC122312630: protein MSIVVWNCRELGNPRPVRILKKIVKDKCPNLVFLVETKAGKQRLESVRRSLKLDGCFVVHSVGLSGGIALLWKEEWEVTIINYTRWHISALVKEEVNGQTWQFTGFYGHLETAKRKGSWQLLEILKLPTPMAWLCARDFNEILHQKEKQGAASRPYKQIEDFRRAVKFCGLQELYSLGQCFTWSNNRRGREFTKERIDRAMVNKEWNELFSFGTCTVLAAVRSDHSPLWISKQKEGNAKRKRKVCFRYEVAWDLKEECKEIVEKVWKADRMSGGGGNSVRLKLEQCQRGLEQWNQKEKV, encoded by the coding sequence ATGAGCATTGTAGTGTGGAACTGCCGagagcttgggaaccctcggccAGTTAGAatccttaaaaaaatagttaaggaCAAGTGCCCCAACCTAGTCTTTCTTGTGGAAACAAAGGCTGGGAAACAAAGGTTAGAAAGTGTGAGAAGGAGCTTGAAGTTAGATGGCTGCTTTGTAGTGCATAGCGTGGGACTTAGTGGTGGGATTGCTTTACTGTGGAAAGAGGAATGGGAAGTTACAATCATTAACTACACCAGGTGGCATATCAGTGCACTAGTTAAGGAAGAAGTTAATGGACAAACATGGCAATTCACAGGATTTTATGGACATCTAGAAACAGCAAAAAGAAAGGGGAGTTGGCAAttacttgaaattttaaaactcCCCACACCTATGGCCTGGCTGTGTGCAAGAGACTTCAATGAAATCCTGCACCAGAAGGAGAAACAAGGGGCTGCAAGTAGGCCTTATAAACAGATTGAGGATTTCAGGAGGGCAGTCAAATTTTGTGGACTCCAAGAGCTCTACTCACTGGGACAATGCTTTACTTGGTCCAATAATAGAAGAGGAAGGGAatttacaaaagaaagaattgatAGGGCAATGGTAAACAAGGAATGGAATGAATTGTTTAGCTTTGGTACTTGTACTGTTCTAGCAGCAGTAAGGTCTGATCATTCCCCTCTATGGATTAGCAAACAGAAGGAAGGAAATGCAAAAAGGAAGAGGAAAGTGTGCTTTAGATATGAGGTAGCTTGGGACCTAAAAGAGGAGTGTAAGGAGATAGTAGAAAAGGTTTGGAAGGCAGATAGAATGAGTGGAGGAGGTGGCAACTCAGTACGACTAAAACTTGAGCAATGCCAGAGAGGCTTAGAGCAGTGGAACCAGAAGGAAAAAGTGTAG